A genomic window from Shewanella vesiculosa includes:
- a CDS encoding DUF4212 domain-containing protein, with the protein MSFENNDKAAGYWRENLRLVLSLLAIWAAVSFGCGVILVDVLNEFTFMGFKLGFWFAQQGAMYVFVALIFVYVAKANALDKKYNVQED; encoded by the coding sequence ATGAGTTTTGAAAATAACGATAAGGCAGCGGGTTACTGGCGTGAGAATTTACGTTTAGTACTTAGTTTGCTTGCAATTTGGGCTGCAGTGTCATTTGGCTGCGGCGTTATATTAGTAGATGTGTTAAACGAATTTACCTTTATGGGATTCAAATTGGGTTTCTGGTTTGCGCAGCAGGGTGCAATGTATGTATTCGTGGCGCTGATTTTTGTTTATGTGGCGAAAGCTAATGCATTAGACAAAAAATACAATGTTCAGGAAGACTAA
- a CDS encoding 3'-5' exonuclease, with translation MVNLWWIKAILWRKKMAILPSPLDTYLDAIIPALTQPFLDAPLMAIDLEMTGLNPIGDQVISIGMVPIINGVIPLEKAQHMMIAISGSVGHSATVHGIVDNQLHMALSIQDAMEWFLTQTKGYILVAHHAPLDIEFIQQQLIRCFGQSIPMVFIDTLAIEKKRCLMQHSVLKEGSLRLGASRERYRLPVYSAHNALIDALSCAELLLAQVAAIGDVKKLSVKDLINVLR, from the coding sequence GTGGTTAATCTGTGGTGGATAAAAGCCATATTGTGGCGTAAAAAAATGGCCATACTGCCTTCGCCACTCGATACTTACTTAGACGCAATTATCCCAGCATTAACACAACCATTTCTCGACGCCCCCTTAATGGCGATTGATCTTGAAATGACCGGCTTAAATCCTATTGGCGATCAAGTCATCAGTATTGGTATGGTACCTATTATCAACGGGGTGATCCCGCTTGAAAAGGCACAACATATGATGATTGCTATCAGTGGTAGTGTCGGTCACAGCGCGACGGTTCATGGTATTGTCGATAATCAATTGCATATGGCGTTATCTATTCAAGACGCGATGGAATGGTTTCTCACACAAACGAAAGGTTATATTTTGGTGGCGCATCATGCACCACTGGACATCGAGTTCATTCAACAGCAATTAATCCGTTGTTTTGGTCAATCTATTCCTATGGTGTTTATCGACACCCTCGCCATAGAAAAAAAACGCTGTTTAATGCAACATTCGGTATTAAAAGAAGGATCGTTACGTTTAGGTGCCAGTCGTGAACGTTACCGTTTACCTGTTTATTCGGCGCATAATGCGCTTATAGATGCATTATCCTGTGCTGAATTACTCTTGGCTCAGGTCGCTGCAATAGGCGATGTAAAAAAACTATCGGTAAAAGACTTAATTAATGTGCTGCGCTAA
- a CDS encoding DUF294 nucleotidyltransferase-like domain-containing protein: MDASELQPVEQFLALHSPFDTLPRDLIQYCAKKITVGYYSKASAFVEFDKDNPKLYLVRSGAFEVRDPEGVLVDRVGEGECFGFSTLLSGEKVVNKVAILEDSLVYHLPQSVFAKLRSDHRSFDQFFARAFANRLRNEAKFTAKDLTTTSRITSIMSSRPIIIDANASVMDAAKLMREHRVSSVLVIDNQKLTGILTDRDLRNRIIAEGLDFNALVSQAMTINPVTTHANALVFEAMLAMSEHNIHHLPVVEGSQALGMITSTDILRSQSSQPLLLIGEIGRQGSIEKLIHVSKQIPLLLQNLISADARAEEIGRVLTSVTDALTRRLIELNQQILGQAPMAFCWLAFGSQGRQDQVACSDQDNGLLLAHEPDEFAAAYFDTLTKAVCKGLDECGYIYCPGDIMAQNPKWRISLVKWKGLFSQWVNTPEPKALMHASIFFDMRPVFGPLNLFNELQDSVLASTQDNDIFLAGMAGNSLTESPPLGFFRKFVLERDGSEVKGMDLKHKGSALINDIARVYALSAGIKEVNTAKRIRALMDANIINRKDALNLADAHEFIAHMRLSNQGYQATHNLPVNNFLKPQHLSSLMRHQLRDAFKVVHDAQAGIKLKFLRSF, translated from the coding sequence ATGGATGCCAGCGAGTTACAACCTGTAGAGCAGTTTTTAGCGCTCCATTCTCCTTTTGATACGCTTCCTCGAGATCTCATTCAATATTGTGCCAAAAAAATTACTGTGGGTTATTACAGTAAAGCGTCTGCATTTGTTGAGTTTGACAAAGATAACCCCAAATTATATCTGGTGCGCAGCGGCGCATTTGAAGTTCGCGATCCTGAAGGTGTGTTGGTCGACCGTGTTGGCGAAGGTGAGTGCTTTGGTTTTTCTACTTTGCTATCGGGTGAAAAAGTGGTTAATAAAGTGGCCATTCTTGAAGACAGTTTAGTTTATCATTTACCACAATCTGTATTTGCCAAGTTGAGATCTGATCATCGCAGTTTTGATCAGTTTTTTGCCCGCGCTTTTGCTAATCGTTTACGTAATGAAGCTAAATTTACCGCCAAAGACCTGACCACTACGAGCCGCATCACTTCTATTATGTCATCTAGGCCGATTATTATTGATGCTAACGCCAGTGTGATGGATGCAGCCAAACTGATGCGAGAACATCGGGTATCATCGGTATTAGTGATCGATAATCAAAAGTTAACCGGGATTTTAACCGACAGAGACCTGCGTAATCGGATCATTGCCGAAGGGTTAGATTTTAATGCTCTGGTGAGTCAAGCCATGACAATTAATCCAGTCACAACCCATGCCAATGCATTAGTATTTGAAGCCATGTTGGCGATGAGTGAACATAATATTCATCATTTGCCTGTGGTAGAAGGCAGCCAAGCGCTCGGGATGATCACCAGTACTGATATTTTGCGTTCACAAAGCTCACAGCCTTTGCTGTTAATTGGCGAAATTGGCCGCCAAGGCAGCATAGAAAAGCTTATTCACGTGAGTAAACAAATCCCCTTGTTGTTGCAAAACCTCATCAGTGCCGATGCTAGAGCTGAAGAGATTGGCCGTGTGCTAACCTCAGTAACCGATGCATTAACCCGCAGACTGATTGAGCTTAATCAACAAATTTTAGGCCAAGCGCCAATGGCATTTTGTTGGTTAGCGTTTGGTTCACAAGGTCGCCAAGATCAAGTCGCTTGTTCAGATCAAGATAATGGTTTATTACTGGCCCATGAACCTGATGAGTTTGCCGCAGCTTATTTTGACACGTTAACCAAAGCTGTGTGTAAGGGCTTAGATGAATGTGGTTATATTTATTGTCCAGGCGATATTATGGCGCAAAACCCCAAGTGGCGAATATCCCTTGTTAAATGGAAAGGGCTTTTTTCGCAATGGGTTAATACCCCAGAACCAAAAGCATTAATGCATGCAAGCATCTTTTTCGATATGCGACCTGTGTTCGGTCCGTTAAACCTATTCAATGAATTACAAGATTCGGTGTTAGCATCAACACAAGACAACGATATTTTCCTTGCCGGTATGGCGGGGAATTCCTTAACGGAATCACCTCCACTGGGTTTTTTTAGAAAGTTTGTTCTTGAGCGTGATGGCAGTGAAGTCAAAGGCATGGATTTAAAGCACAAGGGCAGTGCGCTTATTAATGATATTGCCAGAGTATATGCATTGAGTGCGGGTATTAAAGAGGTGAATACCGCCAAGCGGATCAGGGCGTTAATGGATGCGAATATTATTAATCGCAAAGATGCACTTAATTTGGCTGATGCACATGAGTTTATTGCGCATATGCGTTTATCGAATCAAGGTTACCAAGCAACCCATAATCTGCCGGTGAATAACTTTCTAAAACCACAACATCTCTCTTCGTTAATGCGCCACCAATTACGGGATGCTTTTAAGGTGGTTCATGATGCTCAAGCGGGCATAAAGCTTAAGTTTCTAAGGAGTTTTTAG
- a CDS encoding sodium:solute symporter family protein: MDVQTLTYLIVGATFALYIGIAIWSRAGSTKEFYVAGGGVHPVLNGMATAADWMSAASFISLAGIVSFTGYDGSVYLMGWTGGYVLLALCMAPYLRKFGKFTVPDFIGDRYYSQTARTVAVICAIFICFTYIAGQMRGVGVVFSRFLEVDVETGVYIGMAVVFFYAVLGGMKGITYTQVAQYCVLIFAFMVPAIFISVMMTGHIFPQIGFGAEMIDAAGNGTGVYLLDKLDGLSAELGFSQYTEGSKGMIDVFFITGALMFGTAGLPHVIVRFFTVPKVKDARISAGWALVFIAIMYTTIPALSAFSRVNMIETINGPDSTGVPYETAPEWIKNWEKTGLIKWEDKNNDGKIFYTNGEKNEMNIDRDIIVLATPEIANLPAWVIALVAAGGLAAALSTSAGLLLVISTSVSHDLLKKNLMPDISDKKELMYARIAAGFGVVMAGYFGINPPGFVAAVVAIAFGLAAASLFPAIIMGIFSKTMNKEGAISGMVIGLLSTAAYIAYFKFINPAANTSENWLFGISPEGIGMMGMIVNFVVAFAVSKVTTKIPDEIVAMVESIRFPKGSGEAHDH, encoded by the coding sequence ATGGATGTTCAAACACTTACGTATTTAATTGTTGGCGCAACTTTCGCGCTTTACATCGGGATCGCCATTTGGTCTCGAGCAGGTTCAACCAAAGAGTTTTATGTTGCAGGCGGTGGCGTTCACCCTGTGTTGAATGGTATGGCAACAGCAGCAGATTGGATGTCAGCTGCATCATTTATTTCATTAGCCGGTATTGTGTCTTTTACTGGTTATGATGGTTCAGTGTATCTTATGGGCTGGACTGGTGGTTATGTGCTATTAGCCTTGTGCATGGCACCTTACTTACGTAAATTTGGTAAATTTACTGTTCCTGATTTTATTGGTGATCGTTATTACTCTCAAACAGCACGTACGGTAGCAGTGATTTGTGCCATCTTTATTTGCTTTACTTATATTGCAGGGCAAATGCGTGGTGTTGGCGTGGTGTTCTCTCGCTTCCTAGAGGTTGACGTAGAAACTGGCGTATATATTGGTATGGCGGTGGTGTTCTTTTATGCAGTATTGGGTGGCATGAAGGGGATTACTTACACACAGGTTGCACAGTACTGCGTACTTATCTTTGCCTTTATGGTTCCAGCTATCTTTATTTCGGTAATGATGACAGGTCATATTTTCCCACAAATTGGTTTCGGTGCTGAGATGATCGACGCCGCGGGTAATGGTACGGGGGTATATTTACTCGATAAACTAGATGGATTATCGGCAGAGCTTGGGTTCTCCCAATATACCGAAGGTTCTAAAGGCATGATCGATGTGTTCTTTATCACTGGCGCGTTAATGTTTGGTACAGCAGGATTACCGCATGTTATTGTGCGTTTCTTTACTGTTCCTAAAGTGAAAGATGCACGTATATCAGCTGGTTGGGCATTAGTGTTTATCGCTATTATGTACACTACAATTCCTGCATTATCTGCTTTCTCACGCGTAAACATGATTGAAACCATTAATGGACCAGATTCTACCGGTGTTCCTTATGAAACTGCACCTGAGTGGATTAAAAACTGGGAAAAAACTGGTTTAATCAAGTGGGAAGACAAGAACAATGATGGCAAGATTTTTTACACCAATGGTGAAAAAAATGAAATGAACATTGACCGAGATATCATTGTGTTGGCCACGCCTGAAATTGCTAACCTTCCAGCATGGGTGATTGCTTTAGTTGCTGCGGGTGGTTTAGCTGCAGCATTGTCAACATCTGCGGGTTTATTACTGGTTATTTCAACGTCTGTTTCACATGATTTACTCAAGAAAAATCTGATGCCAGACATTTCGGACAAGAAAGAGTTAATGTATGCACGAATAGCCGCAGGTTTTGGGGTTGTTATGGCTGGTTACTTTGGTATTAATCCACCAGGCTTTGTTGCCGCGGTTGTCGCCATTGCATTTGGTCTAGCTGCTGCATCGTTATTCCCAGCTATTATCATGGGTATTTTCTCTAAAACCATGAATAAAGAAGGGGCTATTTCGGGTATGGTTATCGGCTTATTATCTACTGCGGCTTATATCGCTTACTTTAAGTTTATTAATCCAGCAGCTAATACATCTGAAAACTGGTTATTTGGTATTTCACCAGAAGGTATTGGAATGATGGGAATGATAGTCAACTTTGTCGTGGCTTTTGCTGTGAGTAAAGTTACCACTAAAATTCCTGATGAAATAGTGGCGATGGTAGAGTCGATTCGTTTCCCTAAAGGATCGGGTGAAGCTCACGATCACTAA